A genome region from Arachis duranensis cultivar V14167 chromosome 6, aradu.V14167.gnm2.J7QH, whole genome shotgun sequence includes the following:
- the LOC110273227 gene encoding uncharacterized protein LOC110273227 isoform X1 yields MRTCDRNHHSPLRLHILMSQNLSIPLITTQSVSVKTAHSLFSVTKKSEECQVGLDDDEPRWRTEMVVTMNRDISNEQRSKIEKKWSLFGETMSQENADNFTKLKGLLQSIIHATSNFELSSLWLPSRFRSKVGIVALIPLHYSSIETEI; encoded by the exons ATGCGAACATGTGACCGAAACCACCACTCGCCACTCCGGCTCCACATTCTAATGTCTCAGAATCTTTCTATCCCTCTCATAACCACTCAGTCGGTCTCGGTCAAAACCGCTCATTCTCTGTTCTCAGTAACGAAAAAGAGTGAAGAATGTCAAGTTGGCCTTGATGATGACGAACCGCGATGGAGAACTGAGATGGTAGTGACGATGAACCGAGACATTAGCAATGAACAGAGATCAAAG ATAGAGAAAAAGTGGAGTCTCTTTGGAGAAACAATGTCACAG GAGAATGCTGACAATTTTACAAAGTTAAAAGGCCTGTTGCAGAGTATAATACACGCTACTTCAAATTTTGAGTTGAGTTCTTTATGGTTACCAAGTAGATTTAGGTCAAAGGTAGGCATTGTTGCATTAATACCATTACACTATAGTTCTATTGAaactgagatttga
- the LOC110273227 gene encoding uncharacterized protein LOC110273227 isoform X2 produces the protein MRTCDRNHHSPLRLHILMSQNLSIPLITTQSVSVKTAHSLFSVTKKSEECQVGLDDDEPRWRTEMVVTMNRDISNEQRSKIEKKWSLFGETMSQENADNFTKLKGLLQSIIHATSNFELSSLWLPSRFRSKVYNVASPDDCLGPT, from the exons ATGCGAACATGTGACCGAAACCACCACTCGCCACTCCGGCTCCACATTCTAATGTCTCAGAATCTTTCTATCCCTCTCATAACCACTCAGTCGGTCTCGGTCAAAACCGCTCATTCTCTGTTCTCAGTAACGAAAAAGAGTGAAGAATGTCAAGTTGGCCTTGATGATGACGAACCGCGATGGAGAACTGAGATGGTAGTGACGATGAACCGAGACATTAGCAATGAACAGAGATCAAAG ATAGAGAAAAAGTGGAGTCTCTTTGGAGAAACAATGTCACAG GAGAATGCTGACAATTTTACAAAGTTAAAAGGCCTGTTGCAGAGTATAATACACGCTACTTCAAATTTTGAGTTGAGTTCTTTATGGTTACCAAGTAGATTTAGGTCAAAG GTTTATAATGTTGCTTCACCCGATGATTGCTTGGGACCCACCTGA